In a genomic window of Roseiflexus castenholzii DSM 13941:
- a CDS encoding UPF0175 family protein, with product MALQQITIEIPEKVLLAEKTDAESFGREIRMLAAVKLYEMGRLSSGRAAELAGMSRVEFLLNLNRYKVFPFAAELDDLENAHA from the coding sequence ATGGCTCTCCAGCAAATTACGATTGAAATTCCAGAAAAGGTGCTTCTTGCAGAAAAGACGGACGCCGAGTCTTTTGGGCGTGAAATCCGCATGTTAGCGGCTGTCAAGTTGTATGAAATGGGCAGGCTTTCTTCTGGGCGTGCCGCCGAACTGGCAGGAATGTCCAGAGTTGAGTTTTTGCTCAATTTGAATCGCTATAAGGTCTTTCCCTTTGCCGCAGAACTGGACGATTTAGAAAACGCTCATGCTTAA
- a CDS encoding DUF3368 domain-containing protein translates to MDLGVGEIAAMALALENPDRVILLDDMLARRTAQVAGLQVWGTLKILLEAKSHGIIEKVEPYVLKLGNSGMWISSEIKERILKLAGES, encoded by the coding sequence TTGGATTTGGGCGTTGGCGAAATTGCGGCGATGGCTTTGGCTTTGGAAAATCCAGATAGGGTTATTTTACTGGACGATATGCTTGCCCGTCGAACCGCACAAGTCGCAGGGTTGCAAGTTTGGGGAACGTTAAAGATTTTGCTGGAAGCAAAATCTCATGGCATTATTGAGAAGGTTGAGCCATATGTACTGAAATTGGGTAATTCGGGTATGTGGATTTCTTCTGAAATCAAGGAGCGCATTCTCAAACTGGCAGGCGAGTCTTAA
- a CDS encoding transposase, whose product MSACDELHSKMEEPIRPLVDVKHAHHLSNWLWIVCGILLSGSVALSKIALYLPLTAQAEGRIARIRRWLKNVYVDVWQFYRPLLEKVLQGWQAAEAAVILDGVMVFGDRLQIFRLSLRHGSRAIPLSWVVVPGKGLTSVERLRPLIQRAAEFLAPRVGAVVFPADRGFRDVEWAALCLEVGWHYVIRLANNTLITLEDGRRLSIAAPGVPPGEACYWRNAAITQSQDWPANLSVTWTKGARGQAPELLAVMSDRRACNQRLREYGWRMSIEESFRDDKSGGFDLEHTRLQDPQRLERLLLAVAIATLWRHELGEQALHDHSVQAELDPGGKRRELSIFQLGLRFLRRCLLALTTARLPKLRLVLSNLALEPLSPRHLAKEKCQ is encoded by the coding sequence ATGAGCGCCTGTGATGAATTGCACTCGAAAATGGAAGAACCCATTCGTCCGCTTGTCGACGTCAAACACGCCCATCACCTCTCGAATTGGTTGTGGATCGTCTGCGGGATTCTGCTCAGTGGTTCGGTCGCATTAAGCAAGATTGCCCTTTACTTGCCCCTCACGGCGCAAGCGGAAGGGCGGATTGCTCGCATTCGCCGTTGGTTGAAGAATGTGTACGTCGATGTCTGGCAATTCTACCGTCCCCTGCTGGAGAAGGTGTTGCAAGGATGGCAAGCCGCAGAGGCGGCGGTGATCCTGGACGGCGTCATGGTCTTCGGCGACCGCTTGCAGATTTTCCGTCTCTCCTTGCGACATGGCAGTCGTGCCATCCCTTTGTCCTGGGTGGTCGTGCCGGGCAAAGGGCTGACCAGCGTCGAACGGTTGCGTCCATTGATCCAGCGGGCCGCAGAGTTCCTGGCCCCACGCGTCGGCGCCGTTGTGTTTCCGGCCGATCGCGGCTTTCGCGATGTAGAATGGGCCGCTCTGTGTCTGGAAGTCGGTTGGCATTATGTCATCCGACTGGCCAACAACACCCTCATCACTCTGGAGGATGGCCGCCGCCTGTCCATCGCGGCGCCGGGTGTGCCGCCTGGGGAAGCCTGCTATTGGCGGAACGCGGCCATCACCCAGTCGCAGGACTGGCCTGCCAACCTCTCTGTAACCTGGACCAAAGGCGCACGCGGTCAGGCGCCGGAATTGCTGGCCGTGATGAGCGATCGGCGCGCCTGCAACCAGCGGTTGCGTGAATATGGTTGGCGTATGAGCATTGAAGAGAGTTTCCGCGATGACAAATCGGGCGGCTTTGACCTGGAACATACACGCCTCCAAGACCCGCAACGGCTAGAACGCCTGTTGTTGGCGGTCGCAATCGCCACACTTTGGCGTCACGAATTGGGCGAGCAGGCGCTCCACGATCACAGCGTCCAGGCCGAACTCGACCCAGGCGGCAAGCGCCGCGAACTCAGCATCTTCCAACTAGGCCTGCGATTCCTCAGGCGGTGTTTGTTAGCGCTTACCACCGCGCGCTTACCCAAATTGCGGTTGGTTTTGTCCAACTTGGCGCTCGAGCCCCTCTCACCAAGACACCTGGCCAAGGAGAAATGTCAGTGA